The following proteins are co-located in the bacterium genome:
- the mdoH gene encoding glucans biosynthesis glucosyltransferase MdoH, protein MGYQRLERHLFGRLFGRRARRRGDAEPVLYGSPLRRLRRSLRWTRVAHVRRLLLVLLVLVPTTIASAFMVDVLPHQGRTWLEVAIVAFFGVLFGWVSVGFWTALFGFWTLLRGRDRYAITGLARGEAGGEDEPPLPDPGPVPTAIVMPIANEPVDRVFAGLRAIWESLARAGVQDRFHLYVLSDSNDPDAIVGEETAWFQWCREASAFGRIFYRRRRVRIERKSGNVADFCRRWGSSYRYMVTLDADSLMSGTTIARLVGLMESHPHVGMIQTSAAAVNRRSLFARIQQFSSHVYGPMFTAGLHWWQLGDGQYWGHNTIIRVAPFMAHCGLPRLPGREPLGGEILSHDFVEAALMGRAGWSIWLAYDLGGSWEEVPSTLLEEMKRDRRWCQGNLQHLRLLFTEGLFGAHRALFLNGVFSYVSAVLWFGFLSLSTVEAIDNVLHEPNYFPHGPSLFPEWPIWRPDWALSLMAVTGVLLFLPKVLAILLVWLKRREARAYGGILRLGLSVVLEVLTSSLLAPIRMAFHTRFVLTNVIGRTVGWKSSGREEADTGWGEALRHHGLDTLVASAWGAGLYWLNPSYFWWVMPIVGALLLSIPLSVLLSRVSLGDRLRRWKLFLVPEEQDPPAELRDLERFQAAAAERRSWLPRAEQHGFVRAMVDPITNALHRALLRGPRRRGEAVQATRTALVERAVADGPAALGAAEQRVLLGDPDATDAMHARVWAIPDRVRAGLWGRPGSAVS, encoded by the coding sequence ATGGGCTACCAGCGCCTCGAGCGGCATCTGTTCGGCCGGCTCTTCGGCCGGCGCGCGCGGCGCCGCGGCGACGCCGAGCCCGTCCTCTACGGCAGCCCGCTGCGCCGCCTGCGGCGCTCGCTGCGCTGGACGCGCGTCGCACACGTGCGCCGCCTGCTGCTCGTCCTGCTCGTGCTGGTGCCGACGACGATCGCGAGCGCCTTCATGGTGGACGTGCTGCCGCACCAGGGGCGCACCTGGCTCGAGGTCGCGATCGTCGCGTTCTTCGGCGTGCTGTTCGGCTGGGTCTCGGTCGGCTTCTGGACCGCGCTCTTCGGCTTCTGGACGCTGCTGCGCGGGCGCGACCGCTATGCGATCACGGGGCTCGCGCGCGGCGAGGCGGGCGGCGAGGACGAGCCGCCGCTGCCGGATCCCGGCCCGGTGCCGACCGCGATCGTCATGCCGATCGCGAACGAGCCGGTGGACCGCGTCTTCGCCGGCCTGCGCGCGATCTGGGAGTCGCTCGCGCGCGCCGGCGTGCAGGACCGCTTCCACCTCTACGTCCTCAGCGACTCGAACGATCCCGACGCGATCGTCGGCGAGGAGACGGCCTGGTTCCAGTGGTGCCGCGAGGCGTCGGCCTTCGGTCGCATCTTCTATCGCCGGCGGCGCGTGCGCATCGAGCGCAAGAGCGGCAACGTCGCCGACTTCTGCCGGCGCTGGGGCTCGTCCTACCGCTACATGGTGACCCTCGACGCCGACAGCCTCATGTCGGGCACGACCATCGCGCGCCTCGTCGGGCTGATGGAGAGCCATCCCCACGTGGGGATGATCCAGACCTCGGCCGCGGCGGTGAATCGCCGCTCGCTGTTCGCGCGCATCCAGCAGTTCTCGAGCCACGTCTACGGGCCGATGTTCACCGCCGGCCTCCACTGGTGGCAGCTCGGCGACGGCCAGTATTGGGGGCACAACACGATCATCCGCGTGGCGCCGTTCATGGCCCACTGCGGCTTGCCGCGGCTGCCCGGCCGCGAGCCGCTCGGCGGCGAGATCCTGAGCCACGACTTCGTCGAGGCGGCGCTCATGGGCCGCGCCGGCTGGAGCATCTGGCTGGCGTACGACCTCGGCGGCAGCTGGGAGGAGGTGCCCTCGACGCTGCTCGAGGAGATGAAGCGCGACCGGCGCTGGTGTCAGGGCAACCTGCAGCACCTGCGGCTGCTCTTCACCGAGGGGCTCTTCGGCGCCCACCGCGCGCTCTTCCTGAACGGCGTCTTCTCGTACGTGTCGGCGGTGCTGTGGTTCGGATTCCTCAGCCTCTCGACGGTCGAGGCGATCGACAACGTCCTGCACGAGCCGAACTACTTCCCGCACGGCCCGAGCCTGTTTCCCGAATGGCCGATCTGGCGGCCGGACTGGGCGCTGTCGCTGATGGCGGTGACGGGCGTGCTCCTCTTCCTGCCGAAGGTCCTTGCGATCCTCCTCGTCTGGCTGAAGCGGCGCGAGGCGCGGGCCTACGGCGGCATCCTGCGCCTCGGGCTGTCGGTCGTGCTCGAGGTGTTGACGTCGAGCCTGCTCGCGCCGATCCGCATGGCCTTCCACACCCGCTTCGTGCTGACGAACGTGATCGGGCGGACCGTCGGCTGGAAGTCGTCGGGGCGCGAGGAGGCCGACACGGGGTGGGGCGAGGCGCTGCGGCACCACGGGCTCGACACGCTGGTCGCGAGCGCCTGGGGCGCGGGGCTCTACTGGCTCAACCCGTCGTACTTCTGGTGGGTGATGCCCATCGTCGGCGCGCTGCTGCTCTCCATCCCGCTGTCGGTGCTGCTGAGCCGGGTCTCGCTCGGCGACCGCCTGCGGCGCTGGAAGCTCTTCCTCGTCCCCGAGGAGCAGGACCCGCCGGCGGAGCTGCGCGATCTCGAGCGCTTCCAGGCCGCGGCGGCGGAGCGGCGCTCGTGGCTGCCGCGCGCCGAGCAGCACGGCTTCGTGCGCGCCATGGTCGATCCGATCACGAACGCCCTCCACCGGGCGCTGCTGCGCGGCCCACGGCGCCGGGGCGAAGCGGTGCAGGCGACGCGCACGGCGCTCGTCGAGCGTGCCGTGGCCGACGGGCCCGCCGCGCTCGGCGCCGCCGAGCAGCGCGTCCTCCTCGGCGACCCCGACGCGACCGACGCGATGCACGCGCGCGTCTGGGCCATCCCGGATCGCGTCCGGGCCGGACTCTGGGGACGGCCCGGCTCGGCCGTGTCGTGA
- a CDS encoding extracellular solute-binding protein gives MTPARARRAAAIVLAALAGCAGVLASGCGRPHDDPDRLTFWALGGEGEVVERLLPEFTARHPGLRVTVQRIPWSAAHEKLLTAWVGGAMPDVVQVGNTWIPELVVLGALEPLDDRLDAAARAAFFPGVLDPNVVDGRTWGVPWYVDTRLVFYRRDLLAAAGEAEAPRTWDAWRAGMQAVQARARPGQHAILLPLTEWQPLVILAFGHGATLLRDGDCRGDFRSPAFRAALTAWVRLFRDGLAPLGGAALAANLYEDFARGDVAFVVTGPWNLGELARRLPPALADAWTTMPMPAVTGAPPGPSLAGGASLAVVRGTPRAEAAWKLVAFLAEPAQQRRLWELTGDLPARREVWDDAALAGDPRVAAFRTQLEAVRATPKIPEWERIAGKIMQWADTAVRGTLDVDAATARLDAEVDAILAKRRWLLGDRCTAGTAPAAAAGGGAVPG, from the coding sequence GTGACGCCCGCGCGGGCACGGCGGGCCGCCGCGATCGTCCTCGCGGCGCTCGCCGGGTGCGCCGGCGTGCTCGCGAGCGGCTGCGGCCGCCCGCACGACGACCCCGATCGCCTGACGTTCTGGGCGCTCGGCGGCGAGGGCGAGGTGGTCGAGCGCCTGCTGCCCGAGTTCACGGCGCGCCATCCCGGGCTGCGTGTGACGGTGCAGCGCATCCCGTGGAGCGCGGCGCACGAGAAGCTGCTCACCGCCTGGGTGGGCGGCGCGATGCCCGACGTCGTGCAGGTCGGCAACACCTGGATCCCGGAGCTGGTCGTGCTCGGCGCCCTGGAGCCGCTCGACGATCGGCTCGACGCCGCCGCGCGCGCCGCGTTCTTTCCCGGCGTCCTCGATCCGAACGTCGTCGACGGCCGCACCTGGGGCGTGCCGTGGTACGTCGACACGCGCCTCGTCTTCTATCGTCGCGACCTCCTCGCGGCTGCCGGCGAGGCGGAGGCGCCGCGGACGTGGGACGCCTGGCGGGCCGGCATGCAGGCGGTGCAGGCGCGGGCGCGGCCCGGCCAGCACGCGATCCTGCTGCCGCTCACCGAGTGGCAGCCGCTCGTCATCCTCGCCTTCGGGCACGGCGCCACGCTGCTGCGCGACGGCGACTGTCGCGGCGACTTCCGCAGCCCGGCGTTCCGCGCCGCGCTGACGGCGTGGGTCCGCCTCTTCCGCGACGGCCTCGCGCCGCTCGGCGGCGCGGCGCTGGCGGCGAACCTCTACGAGGACTTCGCCCGCGGCGACGTCGCCTTCGTCGTGACCGGGCCGTGGAACCTCGGCGAGCTGGCGCGGCGTCTCCCGCCCGCGCTCGCCGACGCCTGGACCACGATGCCGATGCCGGCGGTCACCGGCGCGCCGCCGGGGCCGTCGCTCGCCGGCGGCGCGAGCCTCGCCGTCGTGCGCGGGACGCCGCGCGCGGAGGCCGCGTGGAAGCTGGTCGCGTTCCTCGCCGAGCCGGCGCAGCAGCGGCGTCTCTGGGAGCTGACGGGCGACCTGCCGGCGCGGCGCGAGGTCTGGGACGACGCCGCGCTCGCCGGCGACCCGCGCGTGGCCGCGTTCCGCACCCAGCTCGAAGCGGTGCGCGCGACGCCGAAGATCCCGGAGTGGGAGCGCATCGCCGGCAAGATCATGCAGTGGGCCGACACCGCGGTCCGCGGCACGCTCGACGTCGACGCCGCGACCGCGCGGCTCGACGCCGAGGTCGACGCCATCCTCGCCAAGCGCCGCTGGCTGCTGGGCGACCGCTGCACCGCGGGCACGGCGCCCGCCGCCGCGGCCGGCGGCGGAGCGGTCCCCGGATGA
- a CDS encoding glucose 1-dehydrogenase: protein MALLDRFRMTDRVAIVTGAGRGIGQGIALAFAEMGAHVVCAARTEAQIEKTAEGVRAFGGRALPVPCDVTDAAQLDALVARTMAEFGRIDLLVNNAGGYPPMAFLDTDLPSWEWCVKFNLTSAFVLTRACVPHMLAGDGGVVLNISSAAGRIVRKGFVAYGTVKAALSFMTRQIAADLAPRVRVNALSVGAVDTSALRPLLTPELRREMESMTPLRRIGTVEDIALAALWLCSPAGGWVTGKVVEVDGGTESTNWPFD, encoded by the coding sequence ATGGCACTCCTGGATCGTTTCCGCATGACGGATCGGGTGGCGATCGTGACCGGCGCCGGGCGCGGCATCGGCCAGGGCATCGCGCTCGCGTTCGCCGAAATGGGCGCCCACGTCGTCTGTGCGGCGCGCACCGAGGCGCAGATCGAGAAGACCGCCGAGGGCGTCCGCGCGTTCGGCGGGCGCGCGCTGCCCGTGCCGTGCGACGTCACCGACGCCGCCCAGCTCGACGCCCTGGTCGCCCGCACGATGGCGGAGTTCGGCCGTATCGACCTCCTCGTCAACAACGCCGGCGGCTATCCGCCGATGGCCTTCCTCGACACCGACCTCCCGTCCTGGGAGTGGTGCGTGAAGTTCAACCTGACGTCGGCCTTCGTCCTGACGCGGGCGTGCGTGCCGCACATGCTCGCGGGTGACGGCGGCGTCGTGCTGAACATCTCGTCCGCCGCGGGGCGCATCGTCCGCAAGGGCTTCGTCGCCTACGGCACGGTGAAAGCGGCACTCTCGTTCATGACCCGCCAGATCGCCGCCGACCTCGCGCCGCGCGTGCGCGTCAACGCGCTGTCGGTGGGCGCCGTCGATACCTCGGCCCTGCGGCCGCTGCTCACCCCCGAGCTACGCCGGGAGATGGAGTCGATGACGCCGCTGCGGCGCATCGGCACCGTCGAGGACATCGCCCTGGCGGCGCTCTGGCTCTGCTCGCCGGCCGGCGGCTGGGTCACCGGCAAGGTGGTCGAGGTCGATGGCGGCACCGAGTCGACCAACTGGCCGTTCGACTGA
- a CDS encoding SDR family NAD(P)-dependent oxidoreductase has product MDDSTPFATRYGPVALVAGAAVGLGAAWADALAARGLDLVLIDRDAAPLARTADAMRAAHRVTIDTATLDLGRPDLLAALAPVVDGRAIGLVVCNAALGTVAPFLDLAPEHLDAMLAVNCRGPLLLAHAFAPGMVARGRGGIVVMSSLSANVGSAQLSVYAASKAFDLVFADALWAELRPHGVDVLAVQPGSTRTPDWLSSQPADAAGAGVPVMEPAAVVAEALDALGREPLLVPGEMNRQGAALLAGMPRRQAILLLSGITGGLVPNYRRP; this is encoded by the coding sequence ATGGACGACTCGACGCCCTTCGCCACCCGCTACGGACCCGTCGCCCTCGTCGCCGGCGCCGCCGTCGGCCTGGGCGCGGCCTGGGCCGACGCCCTCGCCGCGCGCGGCCTCGACCTCGTGCTGATCGATCGCGACGCCGCGCCGCTCGCCCGCACCGCCGACGCGATGCGCGCCGCGCATCGGGTGACGATCGACACGGCGACGCTCGACCTCGGCCGCCCGGACCTGCTCGCCGCGCTCGCCCCGGTCGTGGACGGCCGGGCGATCGGGCTCGTGGTCTGCAACGCCGCGCTCGGCACCGTCGCGCCCTTCCTCGATCTGGCGCCGGAGCACCTCGACGCCATGCTCGCGGTCAACTGCCGCGGGCCGCTGTTGCTCGCGCACGCGTTCGCCCCCGGGATGGTCGCGCGCGGCCGCGGCGGCATCGTCGTGATGTCCTCGCTGTCGGCCAACGTCGGCTCGGCGCAGCTGTCCGTGTACGCCGCGTCGAAGGCATTCGACCTCGTCTTCGCCGACGCGCTGTGGGCCGAGCTGCGCCCGCACGGCGTCGACGTGCTCGCCGTGCAGCCGGGCTCGACACGCACGCCGGACTGGCTCTCGTCGCAGCCGGCCGACGCCGCGGGCGCCGGCGTGCCGGTGATGGAGCCGGCGGCGGTCGTCGCCGAGGCGCTCGACGCGCTCGGCCGCGAGCCGCTCCTCGTCCCCGGCGAGATGAACCGCCAGGGCGCCGCCCTGCTGGCCGGGATGCCGCGTCGCCAGGCCATCTTGCTGCTGAGCGGCATCACCGGCGGGCTCGTGCCGAACTACCGCCGCCCTTGA
- a CDS encoding carbohydrate ABC transporter permease: METLVVHAVLVVAAALTMLPLLWMVSASFMPAGEATAVPLRLWPSAPTLEHYRALFARLDLGRHLAISAGLAAATTVVALACNTLAGYAFAKLPFRGRDRLFALLLGALVVPGQVAMLPLFLQLRALGWIDTWIGVMIPSLASVFGIFLVRQYAAGLPDGVLDAARVDGAGELRVFTRVALPLCAPILVTLGLVTFMGSWNDFLWPLIVLADEARYTLPVALANLVGEHVQDTELVMAGAVVTVVPVVALFLVLQRWYVAGITSGGVKG, from the coding sequence ATGGAGACCCTCGTCGTGCATGCCGTGCTCGTAGTGGCGGCGGCGCTGACGATGCTGCCGCTCCTGTGGATGGTGTCGGCGTCGTTCATGCCGGCGGGGGAGGCGACGGCCGTGCCGCTGCGCCTGTGGCCGAGCGCGCCGACGCTCGAGCACTACCGCGCGCTGTTCGCGCGCCTCGACCTGGGCCGGCATCTCGCGATCAGCGCCGGGCTCGCGGCCGCGACGACGGTCGTCGCCCTCGCGTGCAACACGCTCGCCGGCTACGCCTTCGCGAAGCTGCCGTTCCGCGGCCGCGACCGCCTCTTCGCGCTGCTCCTCGGCGCGCTCGTCGTGCCGGGGCAGGTGGCGATGCTGCCGCTCTTCCTCCAGCTCCGCGCGCTCGGCTGGATCGACACCTGGATCGGCGTGATGATCCCGAGCCTCGCCAGCGTCTTCGGCATCTTTCTCGTGCGCCAGTACGCGGCCGGGCTGCCGGACGGTGTCCTCGACGCCGCGCGCGTCGACGGCGCCGGCGAGCTGCGCGTCTTCACGCGCGTGGCGCTGCCGCTCTGCGCGCCGATCCTCGTGACGCTCGGCCTCGTCACCTTCATGGGCTCGTGGAACGACTTCCTGTGGCCGCTCATCGTGCTCGCCGACGAGGCGCGCTACACGCTGCCGGTAGCGCTCGCGAACCTCGTGGGCGAGCACGTGCAGGACACCGAGCTGGTGATGGCCGGCGCGGTCGTCACCGTCGTGCCGGTGGTGGCGCTCTTCCTGGTGCTCCAGCGGTGGTACGTGGCGGGCATCACGAGCGGGGGCGTCAAGGGCTGA
- a CDS encoding glucan biosynthesis protein G has translation MLAIACGVPAGTAAEDAAPVPAPAPPAKKAAPAKPGSGKPAGAKPVREAGKKRPDAQASVEAPAVDLAFVAKQARALATKAYAEPREKIPEWLREISYDQWRDIRFKADRTLWADTKSPFLVQLFHPGLFYDRPVRINLVDGRTVTPVAFSPNLFDYGRNTFANRVPHDLGFAGFRLHFPIKKKDYRDEVIVFLGASYFRALGRNEVFGLSARGLAIDTAESWGEEFPFFREFWLVQPGAKATGATIYALLDSPRVTGAYRFVVTPGDATRVDVECRLYLRAEVKKLGIAATTSMFFHGENTTRHFLDFRPEVHDSDGLLMHLGNGEWLWRPVDNPSRLQVSSLGAPSLAGFGLLQRDRDFDHYQDLETGQDHRPSLWQEPWGDWGPGRVELIEIPTENDTNDNVVAFWVADKPATPGSPISYGYTQWWYGEDPTRPPGGRAIATRRDAGTLDGGQRVVIDFAGGQLGELPPDEVLNAIVAVNGGDAVAEIRDQYLVPNPYVKGRRLSFQLVPKTRDPIELRAYLQRGDEVLTETWSYAIVP, from the coding sequence GTGCTCGCGATCGCGTGCGGCGTGCCCGCCGGGACCGCCGCCGAGGACGCGGCGCCGGTCCCGGCGCCCGCTCCTCCGGCCAAGAAAGCGGCACCCGCGAAGCCGGGCAGCGGCAAGCCCGCCGGCGCGAAGCCGGTCCGTGAGGCGGGCAAGAAGAGGCCCGACGCCCAGGCCTCCGTGGAGGCGCCCGCCGTCGATCTCGCCTTCGTGGCCAAGCAGGCGCGGGCGCTCGCCACGAAGGCGTACGCGGAGCCGCGCGAGAAGATTCCCGAATGGCTGCGCGAGATCAGCTACGACCAGTGGCGCGACATCCGCTTCAAGGCCGACCGGACGCTGTGGGCCGACACGAAGTCGCCGTTCCTGGTGCAGCTGTTCCACCCCGGGCTGTTCTACGACCGGCCGGTGCGGATCAACCTCGTCGACGGCCGCACGGTGACGCCAGTCGCGTTCTCGCCGAACCTCTTCGACTACGGCCGCAACACGTTCGCGAACCGGGTGCCGCACGACCTCGGCTTCGCCGGCTTCCGCCTGCACTTCCCGATCAAGAAGAAGGACTATCGCGACGAGGTCATCGTGTTCCTCGGCGCCTCCTACTTCCGGGCGCTCGGCCGCAACGAGGTGTTCGGGCTCTCGGCGCGCGGGCTCGCCATCGATACCGCCGAATCGTGGGGCGAGGAGTTCCCGTTCTTCCGCGAATTCTGGCTGGTGCAGCCGGGCGCGAAGGCGACCGGTGCGACGATCTACGCGCTGCTCGACAGCCCGCGTGTCACCGGCGCCTATCGCTTCGTCGTCACCCCGGGCGACGCCACGCGCGTCGACGTCGAGTGCCGGCTCTACCTGCGTGCCGAGGTGAAGAAGCTCGGCATCGCCGCCACCACCAGCATGTTCTTCCACGGCGAGAACACGACGCGGCACTTCCTCGACTTCCGCCCCGAGGTGCACGACTCGGACGGCCTCCTCATGCACCTCGGCAACGGCGAGTGGCTGTGGCGGCCCGTCGACAACCCGTCCCGCCTCCAGGTGAGCTCGCTCGGGGCGCCTTCGCTGGCGGGCTTCGGCCTCCTCCAACGCGACCGTGACTTCGATCACTACCAGGACCTGGAGACGGGGCAGGACCATCGGCCGAGCCTCTGGCAGGAGCCGTGGGGCGATTGGGGACCGGGGCGCGTCGAGCTGATCGAGATCCCCACCGAGAACGACACGAACGACAACGTCGTGGCGTTCTGGGTGGCCGACAAGCCGGCCACGCCCGGCTCGCCGATCAGCTACGGCTACACCCAGTGGTGGTACGGCGAGGACCCGACGCGGCCCCCGGGCGGCCGCGCGATCGCCACCCGGCGCGACGCGGGCACGCTCGACGGCGGCCAGCGCGTCGTCATCGACTTCGCCGGCGGCCAGCTCGGCGAGCTGCCGCCCGACGAGGTGCTGAACGCGATCGTGGCGGTGAACGGCGGCGACGCGGTGGCCGAGATCCGCGATCAGTACCTGGTGCCGAACCCCTACGTGAAGGGCCGGCGTCTCAGCTTCCAGCTCGTGCCGAAGACCCGCGATCCGATCGAGCTGCGCGCGTATCTCCAGCGCGGCGACGAGGTGCTCACGGAGACCTGGTCCTACGCTATCGTGCCCTGA
- a CDS encoding sugar ABC transporter permease — protein sequence MSRPARVAAGWWFVAPALGLLLVFFLLPTLAALLLSGTDFDVYTVADPRRLRWIGWDNYRRLLDDPRFATALGNTLFFVVVAGPASILVSLGAALLVDAHVVRGRAVFRTLLFLPVVTTLVAVAVVWRYLYHPRSGLLNQLLALAGVEPIDWLGDPRWALPSLALLAVWKNFGFNMLVFLAGLQAIPERLSEAARLDGAGRARELWSVTLPLLAPTFVFVAVITTIGYLQLFAEPYVMTQGGPANATLSVVLLMYEEGFRWWNLGYGAAVAFVLFAIILVLSAAQLLLQRLWGGRP from the coding sequence ATGAGCCGGCCCGCGCGCGTCGCCGCGGGCTGGTGGTTCGTCGCGCCGGCGCTCGGCCTCCTGCTGGTGTTCTTCCTCCTGCCGACGCTGGCCGCGCTGCTGCTCTCCGGCACCGACTTCGACGTCTACACCGTCGCCGACCCGCGCCGGCTGCGCTGGATCGGATGGGACAACTACCGCCGCCTGCTGGACGATCCACGCTTCGCGACCGCGCTCGGCAACACGCTCTTCTTCGTCGTGGTGGCGGGGCCGGCGTCGATCCTGGTCTCGCTCGGGGCCGCCCTGCTCGTCGATGCGCACGTCGTGCGCGGGCGAGCGGTCTTCCGCACGCTGCTCTTCCTGCCGGTGGTGACGACGCTCGTCGCCGTCGCCGTGGTGTGGCGCTACCTCTACCACCCGCGCTCCGGCCTCCTGAACCAGCTGCTCGCGCTCGCCGGCGTCGAGCCGATCGACTGGCTCGGCGACCCGCGCTGGGCGCTGCCGTCGCTCGCGCTGCTGGCGGTGTGGAAGAACTTCGGCTTCAACATGCTGGTCTTCCTGGCCGGCCTCCAGGCCATTCCGGAGCGCCTCTCCGAGGCGGCGCGGCTCGACGGCGCCGGCCGCGCGCGCGAGCTGTGGTCGGTCACACTGCCGCTCCTCGCGCCGACCTTCGTCTTCGTCGCCGTCATCACCACGATCGGCTACCTCCAGCTCTTCGCGGAGCCCTACGTGATGACGCAGGGCGGGCCGGCGAACGCCACGCTGAGCGTCGTCCTCCTCATGTACGAAGAGGGCTTCCGCTGGTGGAACCTCGGCTACGGCGCGGCGGTGGCGTTCGTGCTGTTCGCCATCATTCTCGTCCTGTCGGCGGCGCAGCTGCTGCTCCAGCGGCTCTGGGGAGGGCGCCCGTGA